In Sphaeramia orbicularis chromosome 12, fSphaOr1.1, whole genome shotgun sequence, the following proteins share a genomic window:
- the gnptab gene encoding N-acetylglucosamine-1-phosphotransferase subunits alpha/beta isoform X2, which translates to MLTLDPALPANITVKELATLSSSFSAAKELLLMNKPFHPSTTVSVVVFHSQADADKAYTDVSREDHKFSVSRCYLTTDKEAPGLIRMQALAYMSGFPGSFKETEQLRVKLPSVITNKIKQFELYSEASIALLHLKSPQDFTDLTQQAKKNLTLDGKELNISPGYLFWDLTAISQSKQDEDVSASRFEDNEELRYSLRSVERHAPWVRHIFIVTNGQIPSWLNLDNPRVTVVTHQDIFLNHSHLPTFSSPAIETHIHRISGLSQKFIYLNDDVMFGKDVWPDDFYSHSKGQKVYLTWPVPNCAEGCPGSWIKDGYCDKACNNSACDWDGGDCLGAAGNGRFAGGVGGGGPGGAGGQVWQFAGGVGGLGGTSYCNQGCANSWLADKFCDQACNVLSCGFDVGDCGQEHFGELYRVTLLRNQSVYTLPVGEVRPYFSFDRIARRVSEAHVSDSPTVRHTSVANKWKTIHLLLHSGHNATQIHYNLTFQKQDDTEFTMSFTVAVDTREVPQANISQTVSKDTDKAPKPTLTTEPLFPFSDIPEDKRGPKIHRLEPADHQIFIEVPSVNVSLLPAGVRIELQKLDEKLLIGDITIKGYNLTKAELLSPYMKLSQTLSKQQDAHSKVSIEDLARVQKRPYKDLEGENGEKPLVQHAKQTNSNEEGRDMAEKDKPKSVTPFIPVNIDDKLHEDTDTPKPNSVRAAIERPLTSKLLNSISKIKSTDGQAEQANAAGGAPVGRRLQHFTSSDRGFLPWERRKYFQDLLEKEERLQTELMYETDGTATGRRLKDTFADSLRYVNKLLNGQFGFTSRKVPAHMPHMIDRLIMQELQDTFPEEFDKTSGHRVRHSEDMQFAFSYFYFLMSAQQQLNVSDVFDEIDTDHSGILSDREIRTLATRIHELPLSLQDLTGLEQMLINCSKTLPTNLTLLHLVNPTQEAYYDPSMPPVTKGLVLHCKQITERIHKAFKDQNKYKFEIMGEEEIAFKMVRTNVSHVVGQLDDIRKNPRKFVCLNDNIDHTHKDAATVKAVLRDFYESMFPLPSQFELPREYRNRFLHMDELQEWRVYRDKLKFWTHCVLVALVIFTVMSFFAEQLIVLKRKLFPRRRANRDNNPERV; encoded by the exons TACATGAGTGGCTTTCCAGGATCCTTCAAGGAAACAGAGCAGCTGAGAGTCAAACTACCTTCTGTCATAACCAATAAGATCAAACAG TTTGAGTTGTACTCAGAAGCCAGTATCGCGCTGCTCCATCTGAAGAGCCCACAGGATTTCACAGATCTGACACAGCAGGCTAAAAAGAACCTGACACTTGATGGGAAAGAATTAAACATCAGCCCTGGGTACTTGTTCTGGGACCTCACTGCCATCTCACAG TCCAAACAGGATGAGGACGTGTCTGCCAGCCGATTCGAAGACAATGAGGAGCTCCGTTATTCGCTTCGCTCAGTGGAGAGACATGCGCCCTGGGTTCGACACATCTTCATCGTCACTAATGGGCAGATTCCATCCTGGCTCAACCTGGATAACCCCAGAGTTACAGTTGTCACACATCAG GATATCTTCCTGAACCACAGCCACCTCCCCACCTTCAGCTCCCCTGCCATAGAGACCCACATCCACCGCATCTCAGGCCTCTCCCAGAAGTTCATTTACCTGAATGATGACGTGATGTTTGGCAAAGACGTCTGGCCAGATGATTTCTACAGCCACTCAAAAGGACAGAAG gTGTACCTCACCTGGCCAGTTCCCAACTGTGCTGAAGGCTGCCCCGGATCCTGGATTAAAGATGGCTATTGTGACAAGGCTTGTAACAATTCTGCATGTGACTGGGATGGAGGAGACTGCCTAG GTGCAGCAGGAAATGGTCGGTTTGCAGGTGGGGTTGGTGGAGGCGGCCCTGGTGGAGCCGGTGGACAGGTGTGGCAGTTTGCAGGTGGTGTTGGAGGCCTAGGAGGGACGTCGTACTGTAATCAAGGCTGTGCCAACTCCTGGCTGGCAGACAAGTTCTGCGATCAGGCTTGTAATGTTCTGTCCTGTGGCTTTGATGTGGGCGACTGCGGCCAAG AGCACTTTGGTGAGCTGTACCGAGTGACGCTCCTGAGGAATCAAAGTGTGTATACTCTGCCTGTGGGGGAGGTCAGGCCTTATTTCAGCTTCGACAGAATAGCCCGCAGAGTCTCTGAGGCTCATGTCAGTGACAGCCCAACAGTGCGTCACACCTCAGTGGCTAACAAGTGGAAGACCATTCACCTGCTGCTTCATTCTGGCCACAATGCCACACAGATCCACTACAACCTCACATTTCAAAAACAGGATGACACAGAGTTCACTATGAGCTTCACTGTTGCAGTCGACACTCGTGAGGTTCCTCAGGCAAATATTTCACAGACGGTAAGCAAAGACACAGACAAAGCACCAAAGCCAACCCTAACCACAGAGCCACTGTTCCCTTTCTCAGATATTCCTGAGGACAAAAGGGGTCCTAAAATTCATAGGTTGGAACCAGCTGACCACCAAATCTTCATAGAAGTACCTTCAGTAAACGTATCACTTTTACCTGCTGGTGTGCGCATCGAGCTTCAGAAGCTGGATGAGAAGCTGCTGATTGGTGATATTACTATAAAGGGCTATAACCTCACCAAGGCTGAGCTACTAAGTCCTTACATGAAACTGAGCCAGACCTTGTCAAAGCAGCAAGACGCTCATTCAAAGGTGTCAATTGAAGATCTAGCCAGAGTCCAGAAGAGGCCCTATAAAGACCTGGAAGGAGAGAATGGTGAAAAACCACTTGTGCAACATGCTAAACAGACAAACTCAAATGAAGAGGGGAGGGACATGGCAGAGAAGGACAAACCCAAGTCTGTCACCCCTTTCATCCCAGTCAACATTGATGATAAACTTCATGAAGATACTGACACTCCAAAACCCAATAGTGTAAGAGCTGCAATCGAAAGGCCTTTGACGTCCAAGCTGCTCAATAGCATTTCTAAAATCAAAAGCACTGACGGTCAAGCAGAGCAGGCGAATGCTGCCGGAGGGGCTCCAGTTGGGAGAAGACTGCAGCACTTCACCTCCTCAGACAGAGGCTTCTTGCCCTGGGAGAGGAGGAAGTACTTCCAGGACCTGTTAGAA AAGGAGGAGCGCCTGCAGACAGaactgatgtatgagactgacgGTACCGCCACAGGCCGGAGGCTGAAGGACACTTTTGCTGATTCGCTTCGCTACGTCAACAAGCTGCTCAACGGCCAGTTTGGCTTTACATCCCGCAAAGTTCCAGCACACATGCCCCACATGATAGACCGACTTATCATGCAGGAGCTGCAAGATAC ATTCCCGGAGGAGTTTGACAAAACATCCGGCCACCGTGTTCGTCACTCAGAGGATATGCAATTTGCCTTTTCATACTTCTACTTCCTGATGAGCGCTCAGCAGCAGCTCAATGTCTCTGACGTGTTTGATGAGATAGACACCGACCACTCGGGCATCCTCTCTGATCGAGAGATCCGTACTCTCGCCACAAGGATCCATGAGCTGCCTCTCAGCCTCCAG GATTTAACAGGATTGGAACAGATGTTGATAAACTGCTCTAAGACACTCCCTACAAATCTGACTCTGCTTCATCTGGTGAATCCCACTCAGGAGGCCTATTACGACCCCAGCATG CCCCCTGTAACAAAAGGCCTGGTTCTTCACTGTAAACAAATCACAGAACGGATTCACAAAGCTTTCAAAGACCAGAATAAGTACAA GTTTGAGATCATGGGAGAGGAGGAGATAGCATTCAAGATGGTACGGACTAATGTGTCCCATGTGGTTGGACAGTTAGACGACATAAGGAAGAACCCCAG GAAGTTTGTCTGCCTGAATGATAACATCGACCACACCCATAAAGACGCTGCCACAGTGAAAGCTGTTCTGAGAGACTTCTATGAGTCTATGTTCCCACTGCCATCTCAGTTTGAACTTCCCAGAGAGTACCGCAACCGGTTTCTGCACATGGACGAACTCCAGGAATG GCGAGTTTACCGGGACAAGCTGAAGTTCTGGACGCATTGTGTCCTTGTGGCGCTCGTCATCTTCACTGTCATGTCGTTCTTTGCTGAACAG CTCATTGTTCTGAAGCGAAAGCTGTTTCCCAGACGCAGAGCAAACAGGGACAACAACCCTGAGCGGGTGTGA
- the chpt1 gene encoding cholinephosphotransferase 1 encodes MAHFLWPEPLSGAQLKRLEEHKYSASGRSLFEPPCQIYWNWLVQQIPTWIAPNTLTIVGLLVNILSTVVLVYYCPTATEEAPSWAFILSALGLFIYQSLDAIDGKQARRTNSSSPLGELFDHGCDAVSTVFVAVGTCISCGVGIFPNWMFFCGFIGMFMFFCAHWQTYVSGTLRFGLVDVTEVQIAIIIMYFMAAFGGVSIWQTTLPIIGLKLYVFPIMGIVGGALYSCHNYFYVILNGGVGKNGSTVADTSVLSPGLHIGLILTMAFIIFKKSSSQLFENHPCLYLLAFGMVISKISNKLVVAHMTKSELYLPDTAFIGPGLLVLNQYFNSFINEHIVLWIAMVLSLVDLTRYCTGVCLQIASHLRIRVFSITPPSSAHRD; translated from the exons ATGGCCCATTTCCTGTGGCCGGAGCCGCTGTCAGGAGCCCAGCTGAAGCGGCTGGAGGAGCATAAGTACAGCGCCTCCGGCCGATCCCTGTTCGAGCCACCGTGTCAAATCTACTGGAACTGGCTGGTCCAGCAAATCCCCACATGGATCGCACCAAACACTCTGACTATTGTGGGACTGCTGGTGAATATCCTCTCCACGGTGGTGCTGGTGTATTATTGTCCCACGGCCACAGAGGAG GCTCCATCGTGGGCTTTCATCCTGAGTGCCCTCGGCCTGTTCATCTACCAGTCTCTGGATGCTATTGACGGGAAACAGGCTCGGAGGACGAACAGCAGCTCACCCCTCGGGGAGCTCTTCGACCATGGCTGTGATGCTGTTTCCACAG TCTTTGTTGCTGTGGGGACGTGCATTTCATGTGGAGTCGGAATATTCCCCAACTGGatgtttttttgtggtttcatTGGGATGTTTATGTTCTTCTGCGCTCACTGGCAGACCTATGTGTCAGGGACTCTTCGATTTGGCCT GGTTGATGTTACAGAGGTGCAGATTGCGATCATCATCATGTACTTCATGGCAGCTTTTGGAGGCGTGAGCATATGGCAAACCACG TTGCCCATCATTGGCCTGAAGCTGTACGTCTTTCCCATCATGGGCATCGTCGGTGGAGCCCTGTACTCCTGCCACAACTACTTCTATGTCATATTGAACGGAGGTGTCGGCAAAAACGGCTCCACAGTGGCT GACACCAGTGTGCTGAGTCCTGGTTTGCACATCGGTCTCATCCTCACCATGGCCTTCATCATTTTTAAGAAGTCCTCCAGCCAACTGTTTGAGAATCACCCTTGTTTGTATCTGCTCGCCTTTGGAATGGTCATCTCCAAGATTTCCAACAAACTTGTG GTTGCACACATGACCAAGAGTGAGCTGTACTTGCCAGACACAGCCTTTATAGGACCTGGTCTACTCGTCCTCAACCAGTACTTCAACAGCTTCATCAATGAACACATAGTCCTCTGGATCGCCATG GTCCTCTCTCTTGTTGATCTGACGCGGTACTGTACAGGTGTGTGCCTCCAAATTGCCTCCCACCTGCGCATTAGAGTCTTCAGCATCACGCCGCCAAGCAGTGCCCACCGTGACTGA